In Epinephelus lanceolatus isolate andai-2023 chromosome 16, ASM4190304v1, whole genome shotgun sequence, one DNA window encodes the following:
- the gpnmb gene encoding protein QNR-71 isoform X1, with protein MDALRCVFFLVCACFAYQADGRKTFADMFPHKHVGKLPFPIPPIPGWDPDTNPWDDYLYPPLNPKLQALSRHKGKPKVRLTSDSPALNGSCVSFTAKLEYPPCQKEDANGDLVWDDHCEDGTELEASANGQVRSGYVYNWTSWLDDYGFGKCTDKTKCNVFPDGKPFPQSNDWRRKSYVYVWHAMGQYYETCDGSSSSLTINTTTIPLGAEVMEVMVYRKRERRKYSPLTTDNTVFYVTDKIPLAVNISQKAAVNQSDNVFFRGEDVVFKVQVHDPSGYLKTAASIDYIWDFRDGNQLVTHRDLTTHNYNTVGNMSVKLVVEAAFPMECPPTSATPTRRSTTPPPPTEAPTPPPITHAMTVKMDTTQVPPSTSQPLPASSAIVMTTGVPTTEPLLTPESNPTTLAWLRNRNFKRNGCFRYVYGTFTGNITIIEPKHALHRQPNSRIVDVSAARVTDTDISFLVKCLGNIPTSACTIVSDPTCTQVRGIMCDDVPPSSKCEVRLRRTFPEPGTYCVNITLEDSRSLSLTSTTVTINKSQDTPVSKTSHTAEVVLSSTAVLAAVFAFIAYLVCKRYKVYRPIRRSLVEDASRNAGVRGRMNRLKESLFPSSEESHHLLTERRPL; from the exons ATGGACGCCTTgcgttgtgtttttttcctggtcTGTGCCTGCTTTGCTTATCAAGCTGATGGGCGCAAAA CATTTGCTGACATGTTCCCTCACAAGCATGTAGGGAAGTTACCTTTTCCAATCCCACCAATCCCTGGCTGGGATCCTGACACCAACCCCTGGGATGATTACCTCTACCCTCCACTTAACCCAAAGCTGCAAGCTCTCTCACGCCACAAAG GTAAACCCAAGGTTCGCCTGACAAGCGACAGCCCAGCTCTCAACGGCTCTTGTGTCTCCTTCACTGCGAAGCTGGAGTATCCTCCCTGTCAGAAGGAGGACGCCAATGGGGACCTTGTGTGGGATGATCACTGTGAGGACGGTACGGAGCTCGAGGCCTCAG CCAATGGACAGGTGCGTTCTGGCTATGTGTACAACTGGACTTCCTGGCTGGACGACTATGGTTTTGGAAAGTGTACGGATAAGACGAAATGCAATGTCTTCCCTGATGGCAAGCCCTTCCCTCAGAGCAATGACTGGAGGCGCAAGAGTTACGTCTACGTGTGGCACGCCATGG GCCAGTACTACGAGACGTGTGATGGCTCCTCCTCCAGTTTGACCATCAACACCACCACCATCCCTCTGGGTGCAGAAGTCATGGAGGTCATGGTCTACAGGAAACGTGAGCGCAGGAAGTACAGCCCCCTCACCACTGACAACACCGTCTTCTACGTCACAG ATAAGATCCCACTGGCGGTCAACATCTCCCAGAAGGCTGCGGTCAACCAGTCGGACAATGTTTTCTTTCGTGGTGAGGACGTGGTCTTCAAAGTCCAGGTCCACGACCCCAGCGGCTACCTCAAAACCGCAGCGTCCATTGACTACATCTGGGACTTCAGAGATGGCAACCAGCTGGTGACACACCGCGACCTGACCACACACAACTATAACACGGTGGGGAACATGAGTGTGAAGCTGGTGGTGGAGGCAGCGTTCCCTATGGAGTGTCCGCCAACCTCTGCCACCCCAACTCGGAGGAGCACCACGCCACCACCTCCCACAG AGGCTCCCACACCTCCACCCATCACTCATGCTATGACTGTCAAGATGGACACCACACAGG tgCCACCCAGCACCAGCCAGCCCCTTCCTGCCTCCTCTGCCATCGTCATGACAACGGGCGTGCCCACCACGGAGCCCCTGCTGACCCCAGAGTCCAACCCCACCACCCTGGCCTGGCTCCGCAACAGGAACTTTAAAAGAAATGGGTGCTTCCGCTACGTCTATGGGACCTTCACTGGCAATATCACCATTATTG AGCCCAAGCACGCACTGCACAGACAGCCAAACAGCCGTATTGTGGACGTGTCAGCTGCCAGAGTGACCGACACTGACATCAGCTTCCTGGTGAAATGTCTGGGCAA CATCCCCACTTCAGCCTGCACCATTGTGTCAGACCCCACCTGTACTCAGGTGCGTGGCATTATGTGCGATGACGTGCCGCCCTCTTCAAAATGTGAAGTGCGTCTCAGGCGAACATTCCCAGAGCCTGGCACCTACTGTGTCAACATCACCCTGGAGGACTCCAGGAGCCTGAGCCTGACCAGCACCACTGTCACCATCAACAAGTCCCAGGATACACCTG TGTCCAAGACTTCTCACACTGCAGAGGTGGTGCTCTCCTCGACCGCTGTGCTGGCGGCTGTCTTCGCATTCATTGCCTATCTGGTCTGCAA gcGCTACAAGGTGTACCGTCCCATTCGTAGGTccctggtggaagatgcaagcAGGAATGCTGGGGTCAGGGGTCGCATGAACCGTCTGAAGGAGTCACTCTTCCCCTCCAGCGAGGAGAGCCACCACTTGCTGACTGAGAGGCGCCCCCTGTAG
- the gpnmb gene encoding protein QNR-71 isoform X2 has product MDALRCVFFLVCACFAYQADGRKTFADMFPHKHVGKLPFPIPPIPGWDPDTNPWDDYLYPPLNPKLQALSRHKGKPKVRLTSDSPALNGSCVSFTAKLEYPPCQKEDANGDLVWDDHCEDANGQVRSGYVYNWTSWLDDYGFGKCTDKTKCNVFPDGKPFPQSNDWRRKSYVYVWHAMGQYYETCDGSSSSLTINTTTIPLGAEVMEVMVYRKRERRKYSPLTTDNTVFYVTDKIPLAVNISQKAAVNQSDNVFFRGEDVVFKVQVHDPSGYLKTAASIDYIWDFRDGNQLVTHRDLTTHNYNTVGNMSVKLVVEAAFPMECPPTSATPTRRSTTPPPPTEAPTPPPITHAMTVKMDTTQVPPSTSQPLPASSAIVMTTGVPTTEPLLTPESNPTTLAWLRNRNFKRNGCFRYVYGTFTGNITIIEPKHALHRQPNSRIVDVSAARVTDTDISFLVKCLGNIPTSACTIVSDPTCTQVRGIMCDDVPPSSKCEVRLRRTFPEPGTYCVNITLEDSRSLSLTSTTVTINKSQDTPVSKTSHTAEVVLSSTAVLAAVFAFIAYLVCKRYKVYRPIRRSLVEDASRNAGVRGRMNRLKESLFPSSEESHHLLTERRPL; this is encoded by the exons ATGGACGCCTTgcgttgtgtttttttcctggtcTGTGCCTGCTTTGCTTATCAAGCTGATGGGCGCAAAA CATTTGCTGACATGTTCCCTCACAAGCATGTAGGGAAGTTACCTTTTCCAATCCCACCAATCCCTGGCTGGGATCCTGACACCAACCCCTGGGATGATTACCTCTACCCTCCACTTAACCCAAAGCTGCAAGCTCTCTCACGCCACAAAG GTAAACCCAAGGTTCGCCTGACAAGCGACAGCCCAGCTCTCAACGGCTCTTGTGTCTCCTTCACTGCGAAGCTGGAGTATCCTCCCTGTCAGAAGGAGGACGCCAATGGGGACCTTGTGTGGGATGATCACTGTGAGGACG CCAATGGACAGGTGCGTTCTGGCTATGTGTACAACTGGACTTCCTGGCTGGACGACTATGGTTTTGGAAAGTGTACGGATAAGACGAAATGCAATGTCTTCCCTGATGGCAAGCCCTTCCCTCAGAGCAATGACTGGAGGCGCAAGAGTTACGTCTACGTGTGGCACGCCATGG GCCAGTACTACGAGACGTGTGATGGCTCCTCCTCCAGTTTGACCATCAACACCACCACCATCCCTCTGGGTGCAGAAGTCATGGAGGTCATGGTCTACAGGAAACGTGAGCGCAGGAAGTACAGCCCCCTCACCACTGACAACACCGTCTTCTACGTCACAG ATAAGATCCCACTGGCGGTCAACATCTCCCAGAAGGCTGCGGTCAACCAGTCGGACAATGTTTTCTTTCGTGGTGAGGACGTGGTCTTCAAAGTCCAGGTCCACGACCCCAGCGGCTACCTCAAAACCGCAGCGTCCATTGACTACATCTGGGACTTCAGAGATGGCAACCAGCTGGTGACACACCGCGACCTGACCACACACAACTATAACACGGTGGGGAACATGAGTGTGAAGCTGGTGGTGGAGGCAGCGTTCCCTATGGAGTGTCCGCCAACCTCTGCCACCCCAACTCGGAGGAGCACCACGCCACCACCTCCCACAG AGGCTCCCACACCTCCACCCATCACTCATGCTATGACTGTCAAGATGGACACCACACAGG tgCCACCCAGCACCAGCCAGCCCCTTCCTGCCTCCTCTGCCATCGTCATGACAACGGGCGTGCCCACCACGGAGCCCCTGCTGACCCCAGAGTCCAACCCCACCACCCTGGCCTGGCTCCGCAACAGGAACTTTAAAAGAAATGGGTGCTTCCGCTACGTCTATGGGACCTTCACTGGCAATATCACCATTATTG AGCCCAAGCACGCACTGCACAGACAGCCAAACAGCCGTATTGTGGACGTGTCAGCTGCCAGAGTGACCGACACTGACATCAGCTTCCTGGTGAAATGTCTGGGCAA CATCCCCACTTCAGCCTGCACCATTGTGTCAGACCCCACCTGTACTCAGGTGCGTGGCATTATGTGCGATGACGTGCCGCCCTCTTCAAAATGTGAAGTGCGTCTCAGGCGAACATTCCCAGAGCCTGGCACCTACTGTGTCAACATCACCCTGGAGGACTCCAGGAGCCTGAGCCTGACCAGCACCACTGTCACCATCAACAAGTCCCAGGATACACCTG TGTCCAAGACTTCTCACACTGCAGAGGTGGTGCTCTCCTCGACCGCTGTGCTGGCGGCTGTCTTCGCATTCATTGCCTATCTGGTCTGCAA gcGCTACAAGGTGTACCGTCCCATTCGTAGGTccctggtggaagatgcaagcAGGAATGCTGGGGTCAGGGGTCGCATGAACCGTCTGAAGGAGTCACTCTTCCCCTCCAGCGAGGAGAGCCACCACTTGCTGACTGAGAGGCGCCCCCTGTAG
- the LOC117263999 gene encoding polypeptide N-acetylgalactosaminyltransferase 15-like isoform X2 yields the protein MRLWGRATALRRKVLCLWLLLLGFALVVLALSDLFNRDRSRSYQKPGLPLHPLHRIPDAPDLEVIVDSRDPALELAVDLAPLKSLQEDQLLFVPSTQGTKNPQKKGSYKVLLPGANKDTHAPAPPTHGEMGKAVQLHLEGTERDMELSALEKYGFNEVVSERISLHRMLPEARHPECLGEQYSESLPSASVVICFHDEAWSTLLRTVHSVLDSAPRQYLQEVLLVDDLSQHGHLKSVLSEYVSHLDGVRLIRSTKRLGVGGCRSLGAARAAGEVLVFMDSHCECQKGWLEPLLERVAQDRTRVVSPIMDVIDWQTFQYNATQWPVRGVFDWRLDFLWESNPQLQDKDPDSAVRPLQSPALGGGVVAIDRHFFQSVGAYDPGMLLWGVEQIELSIRVWSCGGSMEVVPCSRVAHLDHHHLPYRFPDQELLQRNKIRIADTWMDAYRKIFYRRDTLAHFIRQSESPNITERLRLKRSLGCRNFHWYLSTVYPQLYIPQDRPALSGELYNVGTGSCADYPRGQGLQGGVMNVAPCSGTGSQHCDLNSDFEVRWGPMGALCLDVKGERVVLSPCPTRRPTASRLQWN from the exons ATGAGGCTGTGGGGAAGAGCTACAGCTCTCCGGAGGAAGGTGCTCTGCCTCTGGCTGCTGCTCCTCGGCTTCGCCCTGGTTGTTCTGGCGCTCTCGGACCTCTTCAACCGGGACCGGAGCCGCAGTTATCAGAAACCTGGActccccctccaccccctccaTCGGATTCCCGATGCACCGGACCTGGAAGTCATAGTGGACTCGCGTGACCCTGCGTTAGAGCTTGCGGTCGATCTCGCCCCGCTAAAATCTCTGCAAGAAGACCAGCTTTTATTCGTGCCATCGACGCAGGGCACCAAGAACCCGCAGAAGAAGGGGAGCTACAAGGTGCTCCTACCCGGAGCAAATAAGGATACCCACGCCCCCGCGCCTCCGACGCACGGTGAAATGGGGAAAGCGGTACAGCTACATCTGGAGGGCACGGAGAGGGATATGGAGCTCTCTGCGCTGGAGAAGTACGGTTTCAACGAGGTGGTTAGCGAGAGGATTTCACTGCATCGCATGCTGCCCGAGGCGCGCCATCCTGA GTGTTTGGGGGAGCAGTACAGCGAGTCGCTGCCGTCGGCCAGTGTTGTTATTTGTTTCCATGACGAGGCTTGGTCCACGCTCCTGCGCACCGTGCACAGCGTGTTGGACAGTGCACCCAGGCAGTATCTGCAGGAGGTTCTGCTAGTGGACGACCTGAGCCAGCACG GACACCTGAAGAGTGTGCTAAGTGAGTATGTGTCTCATCTGGACGGGGTGCGTTTGATTCGCAGCACCAAGCGCCTGGGGGTTGGAGGATGCCGTAGTCTGGGTGCTGCCAGAGCTGCAGGGGAGGTGCTGGTGTTCATGGACTCCCATTGTGAATGCCAGAAGGGCTGGTTGGAACCACTGCTGGAGAGAGTGGCCCAGGACAG GACCAGAGTGGTGTCCCCCATCATGGATGTGATAGACTGGCAGACCTTCCAGTACAATGCCACCCAGTGGCCGGTCAGGGGAGTCTTTGACTGGAGGCTTGACTTCTTGTGGGAATCTAACCCTCAGCTGCAAGATAAGGACCCAGATTCAGCTGTTCGACCTCTGCA GAGCCCAGCATTAGGAGGCGGAGTTGTGGCCATCGACAGACATTTCTTCCAGAGTGTGGGAGCCTACGACCCGGGGATGCTGCTGTGGGGAGTGGAACAAATTGAGCTGTCAATCAGG GTGTGGTCATGCGGGGGCTCCATGGAGGTGGTTCCCTGCTCCCGTGTGGCCCACCTGGACCACCACCACCTGCCTTACCGCTTCCCAGACCAGGAGCTGCTTCAGAGGAACAAGATCCGGATTGCAGACACCTGGATGGACGCATACAGGAAGATCTTCTATAGGAGGGACACACTTGCTCATTTCATCAGGCAG TCTGAGAGCCCGAACATCACAGAGCGTCTGCGGCTTAAGAGGAGTCTGGGCTGTCGGAACTTCCACTGGTACCTGAGCACAGTTTATCCACAACTTTACATCCCCCAGGACAGACCTGCACTGTCAGGCGAG CTGTACAATGTCGGCACCGGCAGCTGTGCGGACTATCCCCGAGGGCAGGGACTGCAGGGTGGGGTCATGAACGTAGCGCCCTGCAGTGGAACGGGCAGCcag CACTGCGATCTAAACTCTGACTTTGAGGTGCGATGGGGTCCCATGGGGGCTTTGTGTTTGGACGTCAAGGGAGAGAGGGTGGTCTTGTCTCCGTGCCCTACACGCCGACCAACCGCCAGCAGACTCCAGTGGAA CTGA
- the LOC117263999 gene encoding polypeptide N-acetylgalactosaminyltransferase 15-like isoform X1: MRLWGRATALRRKVLCLWLLLLGFALVVLALSDLFNRDRSRSYQKPGLPLHPLHRIPDAPDLEVIVDSRDPALELAVDLAPLKSLQEDQLLFVPSTQGTKNPQKKGSYKVLLPGANKDTHAPAPPTHGEMGKAVQLHLEGTERDMELSALEKYGFNEVVSERISLHRMLPEARHPECLGEQYSESLPSASVVICFHDEAWSTLLRTVHSVLDSAPRQYLQEVLLVDDLSQHGHLKSVLSEYVSHLDGVRLIRSTKRLGVGGCRSLGAARAAGEVLVFMDSHCECQKGWLEPLLERVAQDRTRVVSPIMDVIDWQTFQYNATQWPVRGVFDWRLDFLWESNPQLQDKDPDSAVRPLQSPALGGGVVAIDRHFFQSVGAYDPGMLLWGVEQIELSIRVWSCGGSMEVVPCSRVAHLDHHHLPYRFPDQELLQRNKIRIADTWMDAYRKIFYRRDTLAHFIRQSESPNITERLRLKRSLGCRNFHWYLSTVYPQLYIPQDRPALSGELYNVGTGSCADYPRGQGLQGGVMNVAPCSGTGSQHCDLNSDFEVRWGPMGALCLDVKGERVVLSPCPTRRPTASRLQWKFIKLSGQLVHQLSQLCLEVVKEGGVPQSSPKEVNTQSKTGGLFLRPCTHHPRQQWHFEQLVAPKGA; encoded by the exons ATGAGGCTGTGGGGAAGAGCTACAGCTCTCCGGAGGAAGGTGCTCTGCCTCTGGCTGCTGCTCCTCGGCTTCGCCCTGGTTGTTCTGGCGCTCTCGGACCTCTTCAACCGGGACCGGAGCCGCAGTTATCAGAAACCTGGActccccctccaccccctccaTCGGATTCCCGATGCACCGGACCTGGAAGTCATAGTGGACTCGCGTGACCCTGCGTTAGAGCTTGCGGTCGATCTCGCCCCGCTAAAATCTCTGCAAGAAGACCAGCTTTTATTCGTGCCATCGACGCAGGGCACCAAGAACCCGCAGAAGAAGGGGAGCTACAAGGTGCTCCTACCCGGAGCAAATAAGGATACCCACGCCCCCGCGCCTCCGACGCACGGTGAAATGGGGAAAGCGGTACAGCTACATCTGGAGGGCACGGAGAGGGATATGGAGCTCTCTGCGCTGGAGAAGTACGGTTTCAACGAGGTGGTTAGCGAGAGGATTTCACTGCATCGCATGCTGCCCGAGGCGCGCCATCCTGA GTGTTTGGGGGAGCAGTACAGCGAGTCGCTGCCGTCGGCCAGTGTTGTTATTTGTTTCCATGACGAGGCTTGGTCCACGCTCCTGCGCACCGTGCACAGCGTGTTGGACAGTGCACCCAGGCAGTATCTGCAGGAGGTTCTGCTAGTGGACGACCTGAGCCAGCACG GACACCTGAAGAGTGTGCTAAGTGAGTATGTGTCTCATCTGGACGGGGTGCGTTTGATTCGCAGCACCAAGCGCCTGGGGGTTGGAGGATGCCGTAGTCTGGGTGCTGCCAGAGCTGCAGGGGAGGTGCTGGTGTTCATGGACTCCCATTGTGAATGCCAGAAGGGCTGGTTGGAACCACTGCTGGAGAGAGTGGCCCAGGACAG GACCAGAGTGGTGTCCCCCATCATGGATGTGATAGACTGGCAGACCTTCCAGTACAATGCCACCCAGTGGCCGGTCAGGGGAGTCTTTGACTGGAGGCTTGACTTCTTGTGGGAATCTAACCCTCAGCTGCAAGATAAGGACCCAGATTCAGCTGTTCGACCTCTGCA GAGCCCAGCATTAGGAGGCGGAGTTGTGGCCATCGACAGACATTTCTTCCAGAGTGTGGGAGCCTACGACCCGGGGATGCTGCTGTGGGGAGTGGAACAAATTGAGCTGTCAATCAGG GTGTGGTCATGCGGGGGCTCCATGGAGGTGGTTCCCTGCTCCCGTGTGGCCCACCTGGACCACCACCACCTGCCTTACCGCTTCCCAGACCAGGAGCTGCTTCAGAGGAACAAGATCCGGATTGCAGACACCTGGATGGACGCATACAGGAAGATCTTCTATAGGAGGGACACACTTGCTCATTTCATCAGGCAG TCTGAGAGCCCGAACATCACAGAGCGTCTGCGGCTTAAGAGGAGTCTGGGCTGTCGGAACTTCCACTGGTACCTGAGCACAGTTTATCCACAACTTTACATCCCCCAGGACAGACCTGCACTGTCAGGCGAG CTGTACAATGTCGGCACCGGCAGCTGTGCGGACTATCCCCGAGGGCAGGGACTGCAGGGTGGGGTCATGAACGTAGCGCCCTGCAGTGGAACGGGCAGCcag CACTGCGATCTAAACTCTGACTTTGAGGTGCGATGGGGTCCCATGGGGGCTTTGTGTTTGGACGTCAAGGGAGAGAGGGTGGTCTTGTCTCCGTGCCCTACACGCCGACCAACCGCCAGCAGACTCCAGTGGAAGTTCATAAAG CTGAGTGGTCAACTCGTTCACCAGCTTTCCCAGTTGTGTCTGGAGGTCGTAAAGGAAGGAGGGGTCCCACAAAGCAGCCCAAAAGAAGTCAACACCCAAAGCAAGACAGGAGGTCTCTTTCTGCGCCCCTGCACCCATCATCCCAGACAACAGTGGCACTTTGAGCAACTAGTAGCTCCTAAAGGTGCCTGA